One Isoptericola dokdonensis DS-3 genomic window, CGTCCGGGAGACGACGCTGGCGGCCGCGGAGACGACGAGCATCGCCCCGAGGATCGCGAACCCGACGAGCTGCCAGACCTTGCTCAGCACGGGGCTGACGCCGACGACGGGAGCGTCGAACATGAACCGGACGGAGTGGCGCAGGGCTCCCATGAAGCTGATCGCGGTCCAGAGGAAGACGACGGCGGCGATCGCGGTGGTGAGGCTCCAGGCCGTCTCGACCACGAGGGTCGAGACCGGCACCAGTCCGTCGCCGCTGCCGGTGTCGAGGAGACCGGGGAGCCAGGTGTCGATCTGCTCGTAGATCGCCGCCTGCAGCTCCGGGCGACGGGACAGCTCCGAGGAGAAGACGGAGAAGCCGATGGTGAGGGCCGCACCCAGGGAGAACAGGGCCGAGTAGGCGATGCCGCCGCTGAGCTGGCTCCCGCGCCGGGCGAGGTACCACTGCACGGAGCGGACCTCGCGCCGGTCCTTGGCCCAGTTCGTGGCACGCGCCGCCAGGGACCTGAGGCGTTCGATCCGTTCCGGCACATGCCGACCCTAGCGGCGCGCCGTGGCGTCGGCAGGTCGCCACGAGCGGGCACGGGCGCGGCGGCGACGCGTCCCGGACGAGCCCTCCGTGCAGGTCAGGCGGACGGTGCCGCGGCGGCGGTGAGCGGGAACGACCGCTGCGGGCGCCACACGCCGTCGTCGCCGTGCTCGTACTGCCACAGCTCGGTGACGTCGAAGACCGCCTCGAAGTCGCTCATCGCGGCGAAGGCCTCGTCGAGGGCGTCCTCGGAGACCTCGTGCGCGACGGTCACGTGCGGGTGGTAGCTGAACCGCAGCTCCTGGGCGAGCACGCCGGAGCGGGCCAGCTGCTCGACCAGCTCGCACTCGGCGATGCCCTCGACGAGCGCGACGAAGACGACGGGCGAGACGGGCCGGAACGTGGCGGTGCCGCGCAGGTGGACCCGGAAGGGGGCCGTCTCCGCGGCGACCTTCTCCAGGTGCTCGGCGACCGCCGGCAGCACGGACTGATCGACGACGGTCGGCCCGATCACGGTGATGTGCGGCGGGATGGCGTCGGCGAGGGGGTCACCGACGCGCGACCGAGCCTCCTGGAGCTGCCCGGCGTACGGTGCGGGGATCGCGATCGCCACCCCGATCCGTGCCTGGTCGGGCCCGCGCGGAGGCAGGTTCACCGGGCGCCCCGCGGCAGCAGGCCGAACCGGTCGAACATCCGGTCGCGGACGCCGCCGGCGATCTCGCGGGCGCGAGCAGCGCCGTCGTCGAGGACCTTGTCGAGCTGGGCCGGGTCGGACAGGTACGTCCCGGCACGCTCCTGGAACGGCTCGAGGAACGCGACGACGGCGTCGGCGAGGTCGACCTTGAGGTAGCCGTAGCCGCGACCGTCGTACTCGGCGGCGATGGCGTCGACGTCGCGGCCGGTGACGGCGGAGAAGATCGTCAGCAGGTTCGAGATGCCGGGCTTCTTCTCCCGGTCGAAGAACACCGCGTACGACTCGTCGGCGTCGGTGACGGCGGACTTCACCGCCTTGGCGGCCTTCTTCGGGTCCTCCAGCAGCCAGATGACGCCCTTGCCGCCCGCGTTCGACTTCGACATCTTCGCGGTGGGGTTCTGGAGGTCCTGGATCTTCGCGGTCGCCGAGACGATGTGGGCGTCGGGGACGACGGCGGTGCCGGCGCCGAACCGGGTGTTGAGCCGCTCGGCGAGGTCGCGCGTGAGCTCGAGGTGCTGGCGCTGGTCCTCGCCGACGGGCACCAGGGCGGCGTCGTACACGAGGATGTCGGCGGCCATGAGCACCGGGTAGGTGAAGAGGCCGACGGTGGTGCCCTCGGTGCCCTGCTTGGCGGACTTGTCCTTGAACTGCGTCATGCGGCTGGCCTCGCCGAACCCGGTCTGGCAGGCGAGCAGCCACGCGACCTCGGTGTGCTCGGGCACGTGCGACTGGACGAACAGCGCGGACCGCGCCGGGTCGACACCGCCGGCGAGGTACTGCGCGGCGGTCGCGCGGGTCCGCTGACGCAGCGCCTCGGGGTCCGGGTTCACCGTGAGGGCGTGCAGGTCCACCACGCAGTACAGCGCCTCGTGGTCGTCCTGGAGGGCGACCCACTGGGTGAGCGCACCCAGGTAGTTGCCCAGGTGGAGGGACGAGTCGGTGGGCTGCATCCCGGACAGGATGCGAGGACGGCGCGCGGCGTGCGTGCCCGGTGCGGTGACGTCGGACATGTTCCTCATTCTGGCAGGTCTGCGGGCCGAGCCGTCAATGCGCGGTATGTCCGGTAGGTCCGGTCCGCGGTCACGTCGCCTCGTCGTCGAAGGGTGCCGGCGCGCCGGCGGGGCGGGCCACCGGGACGGTCGCCGCCGCGGCGGCAGCTCCCGCACCGGCCGCGGCGGCCGGGCGGCGCGCGGCCGGCTCGTCGTCCAGCAGCGCCTCCTTGACGATCCGGCGCGGGTCGTACTGGCGCGGGTCCAGCTTGCCCCAGTCGACGTCCCGGAAGTCTTCGCCGAGCTCGTCGTCGACGCGGGTCTTGGCGTCCTGGAGCACGGACTTGCCCCGGCGGACGAGCGCGCCGAGCTGCGCCGCGTAGCGCGGCAGCCGCTCCGGCCCGATGAGCACGAGCGCCAGCACGATGATGAC contains:
- a CDS encoding YihY/virulence factor BrkB family protein translates to MPERIERLRSLAARATNWAKDRREVRSVQWYLARRGSQLSGGIAYSALFSLGAALTIGFSVFSSELSRRPELQAAIYEQIDTWLPGLLDTGSGDGLVPVSTLVVETAWSLTTAIAAVVFLWTAISFMGALRHSVRFMFDAPVVGVSPVLSKVWQLVGFAILGAMLVVSAAASVVSRTVTEQIEAWFGESWTLGVVLAASTFGVAVLLDALLVYLVIRVVARIRPRRRRDALLGCLATGLVTGSLRWVGTAVVTASASNSALLVPFVTLAAILLLINFVARVLLVACAWMYDPPRLDEIARAEAELVEMRRRAEVERIVRQGRGSGRPYSPVVRGVRRALYAY
- a CDS encoding 2'-5' RNA ligase family protein codes for the protein MNLPPRGPDQARIGVAIAIPAPYAGQLQEARSRVGDPLADAIPPHITVIGPTVVDQSVLPAVAEHLEKVAAETAPFRVHLRGTATFRPVSPVVFVALVEGIAECELVEQLARSGVLAQELRFSYHPHVTVAHEVSEDALDEAFAAMSDFEAVFDVTELWQYEHGDDGVWRPQRSFPLTAAAAPSA
- the trpS gene encoding tryptophan--tRNA ligase; this translates as MSDVTAPGTHAARRPRILSGMQPTDSSLHLGNYLGALTQWVALQDDHEALYCVVDLHALTVNPDPEALRQRTRATAAQYLAGGVDPARSALFVQSHVPEHTEVAWLLACQTGFGEASRMTQFKDKSAKQGTEGTTVGLFTYPVLMAADILVYDAALVPVGEDQRQHLELTRDLAERLNTRFGAGTAVVPDAHIVSATAKIQDLQNPTAKMSKSNAGGKGVIWLLEDPKKAAKAVKSAVTDADESYAVFFDREKKPGISNLLTIFSAVTGRDVDAIAAEYDGRGYGYLKVDLADAVVAFLEPFQERAGTYLSDPAQLDKVLDDGAARAREIAGGVRDRMFDRFGLLPRGAR
- a CDS encoding twin-arginine translocase TatA/TatE family subunit, giving the protein MLGINGGELVVIIVLALVLIGPERLPRYAAQLGALVRRGKSVLQDAKTRVDDELGEDFRDVDWGKLDPRQYDPRRIVKEALLDDEPAARRPAAAAGAGAAAAAATVPVARPAGAPAPFDDEAT